Proteins encoded by one window of Coregonus clupeaformis isolate EN_2021a unplaced genomic scaffold, ASM2061545v1 scaf0001, whole genome shotgun sequence:
- the si:dkey-111f13.5 gene encoding trichohyalin, with the protein MSDMGPLQRMLNRTTLSTQRLLHTHILDLGEYFLHPSTSTSTSTSQDPGPASFSPHFEQHEVGATQRESPWMAVLLQRAVEDKERALKQQEECLQVCFKEALLARERLEAEQRQGERVEQQAQFEERCVGLREEMEREMRLAVKETCRRMRAEIQREVEEERLREVETMEAKVQENVKRLVRETEVCVRQQCEREAQKDLQILQDRHTMELALMQSRHRQLEQGLARVTGERMRYETEFKRLQCSYRQFVDLTESSLHSDYLLKLRHLGREPGYTDAAVQTDDVINTQHFT; encoded by the exons ATGTCTGACATGGGACCTCTACAGAGGATGCTGAACCGGACCACCCTCTCCACACAGAggctcctccacacacacatccTGG ATCTGGGAGAGTATTTTCTCcatccttccacctctacctccacaaGCACCAGCCAGGACCCAGGGCCAGCCTCTTTCTCCCCCCACTTCGAGCAGCATGAGGTGGGGGCCACACAGAGGGAGTCCCCCTGGATGGCAGTACTTCTGCAGAGGGCAGTGGAGGATAAAGAGAGGGCACTGAAACAACAGGAGGAG TGTCTGCAGGTGTGCTTCAAAGAGGCCTTGCTGGCAAGGGAGAGGCTGGAGGCCGAGCAGAGGCAGGGGGAGCGGGTAGAGCAGCAGGCCCAGTTTGAGGAGCGTTGTGTAGGGCTgcgggaggagatggagagggagatgaggctGGCGGTGAAGGAGACCTGCAGAAGGATGAGGgctgagatacagagagaggtggaggaggagagactgagagaagtAGAGACCATGGAGGCAAAAGTACAG GAGAATGTGAAGAGGCTTGTTAGGGAAACAGAGGTGTGTGTGCGACAGCAGTGTGAAAGAGAGGCACAGAAGGACCTACAGATTCTCCAGGACAGACATACCATGGAACTCGCTCTAATGCAAAGCAG ACACAGGCAGCTGGAGCAGGGTCTGGCCAGAGTCACAGGGGAGAGGATGCGATATGAGACAGAGTTTAAG aggtTACAGTGTAGCTACAGACAGTTTGTGGATCTGACCGAGTCCTCCCTCCACTCTGACTACCTGTTGAAACTCCGTCACCTGGGCAGAGAACCTGGCTATACAGACGCGGCAGTCCAAACTGATGATGTCATCAACACACAACACTTTACCTGA